The following are from one region of the Nocardia terpenica genome:
- a CDS encoding non-ribosomal peptide synthetase, with protein sequence MTIGDVQGRDLREELLRRRLSGRARTGGADGARHRPEIGPAARDGDLPLSFGQQQMWFLHRWAPESPEYLMPLALRLRGPLRPDALGRAFTAMIRRHEILRTRYRLDGDVPVQVIGAADTAPAVDAVDLTELPPGERESVAMSLLERESATPFDLEREAPIRARLIRLGDEDHLLVVVVHHIAGDDGSTEVFARELAALYRSGGDAATADLPPMPVQYADYAVWQRTRQQAASARDVAYWRRHLDGLAPLELPADRPRPALRDWHGATVPFTVAAPVAEALRALARDRDTTLFAVLLTAFQILLSRHTGVTDLAVGTPVTARTRAEVRDLIGYLVDSLVLRARWSGDPSFTDLLAATRTTLLDALEHRDVSFAQLVDELAPDRDLTRTPLFQVAFAMHESAGPGVDLPGVAVERVEIPWTVAKFDLTCHLEERADGSLRGIVEYATALFDPDTARRFAGRYVRLLEDVAAAPDTRVSAVALLEPAELALLTAGGRVPSTAEAPPPSACVHDLFAAQAAATPDAIAVVFEGASRTYAELDAHANRLARVLRERGAGPESLVGVCLEPGPDLVATLLAVLKSGAAYLPLDPAHPAERLGWALSDAGARIVVTESAHAATISEAAAGGTGARSSLSLVLLDRDRTAIAAMPATAPESRTAPDNLAYVIYTSGSTGKPKGVGVTHANVVRLFSSARGHFAFGPRDVWTLFHSYAFDFSVWELWGALLHGGRLVVVGTAVSRSPEEFLDLLVAQRVTVLNQTPSAFRALADAARRDDPRLRRLALRTVIFGGEHLDVRDLRPWIARLGVDRPELINMYGITETTVHVTHRRITAADTGFASNSVGRPLPDLRGYVLDGYGNPAPIGVPGEIHVGGPGLTRGYLGRRDLTAERFVPDPFGPPGGRLYRTGDLGRVRPDGELEHLGRIDSQVKVRGYRIELGEIQATLAAHPRLRDAVVIVREDTPGIKELVAYVIRAEDDSAALPGPEPAELKDWAARSLPVYMVPSAFVTVDRFPLTTSGKLDWRLLPAPGRAADRAVRDYRAPGTPDEATLAEIWGTTLGLDRVGVDDDFFDLGGDSIKAVVLVGAVRATGFDVTVRDVFRVRTVARLAELVAGQATSLVEEPTVAPFALVTAADAARVRGADITDAYPLSQVQAGMVFEMLSSADHTYHNVTAFKITDDQPFSLPALRAAAAVVVGRHEVLRTSIDLFDYTEPLQLVHRTAEMSVGMADLRHLDDEAQRRAVRAHIERERATPFDLGTPPLLRVFAQLTGETDWWLAITECHAILEGWSYHSLLMELIRCYRALRSGATPVAAPMPAVRYADYVAAERAALASAEDRDYWRRTVGGATKFELPSGWGDSAAPREMYQVPVPFHDLEDGLRALAAAAEVPLKSVIHAAHLKVLAMLHTGADTFFAGLVCDTRPERLGADRVYGMYLNTVPFAFRASAPTWRELARQVFAREVELWPHRRFPLSAMQNEFAGGRRLVDVFFNYLDFHMVDRELVDYAMSVDNSPNEFPLSAATQDGHVVLTTNTATVARPHGDRLGAMYRAVLEAMAAAPDGDAVAAYLPAGERERLLTVWNDTAAPRRIACVQELFADRAATTPDAVALTFAGTRTTYAELDARANRYARLLRERGVGPERVVGVLVDRGPELVACLLGVWKAGGAYVPLDHTYPAERLGYMLTDAGATTVVTQSSYADLLAGVGPSDRVLVDDDRALIDAQSAAPLPPAAHVDNLAYVIYTSGSTGRPKGVLVPHRGLVNYLWWCVEGYAARGSGGAPLFSSIAFDMVVPDLYTPLIMGEAVHLLPQHFEVGDLGRLLVESGPYRFVKMTPGHLDLLAAQLSADQAQSLAPLLAVGADAFPRRTLERWRAIGGSTVLLNEYGPTEISVANCTYEIERVEDGELVPIGRPIPNTTMYVLADTMEPVPIGALGELYIGGAGVVRGYANMPDVTADRFVPDPFGAPGSRLYRTGDLCRVRPDGNVDFVDRVDHQVKVRGYRIEAGEIQTVLTDHPGVRDALVVPRRLADGDKQLVAYCVADGDGLPGRDELIAHCRRTLPEYMLPTLFVELDRIPLNQNGKVDRHALPAPDPASLAARREHVAPRTRTEALIAALWGRVLGIDGVGVHHDFFDLGGHSLLMLRVVAKAADLGLTLSTADIVECRTVAELAARVDRAGTGAKSLVRLSDTGSGAPLFCVHPVGGSIHWFRPLAERIGARRPVAAFAARPLRAESGPPTVEALAAEYLAELRDTPLDGPVHLLAWSSGATVAWEMARQLLERGEPEPVLTLVDPAVDRPGGTGAADDRFFAEAEALFAARAASEGESRAHAERKLITLLSRAGVAARPDLLDELAATTTTWRLLDRGMSAYRYRPLPLRIRLLATDECATGDHSVTGGHGYAAYLDRWRSLARHGVRAERIPGDHQGVFDPSRVDALLAHLTGTGS encoded by the coding sequence ATGACGATTGGTGATGTCCAGGGCCGGGACCTCCGCGAGGAGCTGTTGCGGCGGCGGCTGTCCGGCCGCGCCCGCACCGGTGGCGCCGACGGCGCGCGCCACCGGCCGGAGATCGGCCCCGCGGCACGGGACGGGGACCTGCCGCTGTCGTTCGGGCAGCAGCAGATGTGGTTCCTGCACCGGTGGGCCCCGGAAAGCCCCGAATACCTCATGCCGCTGGCCCTGCGGCTGCGCGGGCCGCTGCGCCCCGACGCGCTGGGCCGGGCGTTCACCGCGATGATCCGGCGGCACGAAATCCTGCGCACCCGTTACCGTTTGGACGGGGACGTGCCCGTGCAGGTGATCGGCGCGGCCGACACCGCACCGGCCGTGGACGCGGTGGATCTCACCGAACTTCCTCCCGGGGAACGGGAGTCGGTGGCGATGTCGCTGCTGGAGCGGGAGTCGGCGACCCCGTTCGATCTGGAGCGCGAGGCCCCGATCCGGGCCCGGCTGATCCGCCTCGGCGACGAGGATCACCTGCTCGTCGTGGTCGTGCACCACATCGCGGGCGACGACGGTTCCACGGAGGTCTTCGCCCGGGAACTGGCCGCGCTGTACCGGTCGGGCGGCGACGCGGCGACCGCCGACCTGCCGCCGATGCCGGTGCAGTACGCCGACTACGCGGTCTGGCAGCGGACCCGCCAGCAGGCGGCCTCGGCGCGCGATGTGGCCTACTGGCGGCGGCATTTGGACGGGCTGGCCCCGCTGGAACTGCCCGCCGATCGGCCCCGGCCCGCGCTGCGGGACTGGCACGGGGCGACGGTCCCGTTCACGGTGGCGGCCCCCGTCGCCGAGGCGCTGCGCGCGCTCGCCCGGGACCGCGACACCACCCTGTTCGCCGTGCTGCTCACCGCGTTTCAGATTCTGCTGTCCCGGCACACCGGCGTCACGGATCTGGCCGTGGGCACCCCCGTCACCGCGCGCACCCGCGCCGAGGTCCGCGACCTGATCGGCTACCTGGTCGATTCCCTGGTGCTGCGCGCCCGCTGGTCGGGAGATCCGTCGTTCACCGACCTGCTCGCGGCGACCCGGACGACGCTGCTGGACGCGCTGGAACACCGGGACGTGTCGTTCGCCCAGCTGGTCGACGAGCTCGCGCCCGATCGCGACCTCACCCGGACGCCGCTGTTCCAGGTGGCCTTCGCCATGCACGAGTCCGCCGGTCCCGGCGTCGACCTTCCGGGCGTGGCGGTGGAACGCGTCGAAATCCCGTGGACCGTCGCCAAATTCGATCTCACCTGCCACCTGGAGGAGCGGGCCGACGGATCGTTGCGCGGCATCGTCGAATACGCCACGGCGCTGTTCGACCCCGACACCGCGCGGCGGTTCGCGGGCCGATACGTCCGGCTGCTGGAGGATGTCGCGGCCGCGCCGGACACCCGGGTCTCCGCGGTCGCGCTGCTCGAGCCCGCCGAACTCGCCCTGCTCACCGCGGGTGGACGGGTGCCGTCGACGGCGGAGGCGCCGCCGCCGAGCGCCTGCGTGCACGACCTGTTCGCCGCGCAGGCCGCCGCGACGCCCGACGCGATCGCGGTGGTGTTCGAGGGCGCGAGCCGCACCTACGCGGAGCTCGACGCGCACGCCAACCGGCTCGCCCGGGTGCTGCGCGAGCGCGGGGCGGGCCCGGAGTCCCTCGTCGGTGTCTGTCTGGAGCCGGGGCCGGACCTGGTGGCCACGCTGCTCGCGGTGCTGAAATCCGGTGCGGCGTACCTACCGCTGGACCCCGCGCATCCGGCCGAACGGCTCGGGTGGGCGCTGTCGGACGCCGGGGCCCGGATCGTGGTCACCGAATCCGCGCACGCGGCAACGATATCCGAGGCGGCGGCCGGGGGAACCGGCGCACGCTCCTCGCTGTCGCTGGTGCTGCTCGACCGCGACCGCACGGCGATCGCCGCGATGCCCGCCACCGCTCCGGAAAGCCGCACGGCCCCGGACAATCTCGCCTACGTCATCTACACCTCGGGTTCCACCGGCAAGCCCAAGGGCGTCGGGGTCACCCATGCCAATGTGGTCCGCCTGTTCTCCTCCGCTCGAGGCCATTTCGCGTTCGGTCCGCGGGACGTGTGGACGCTGTTCCACTCCTACGCCTTCGATTTCTCCGTCTGGGAGCTGTGGGGCGCGCTGCTGCACGGCGGCCGCCTGGTGGTCGTGGGCACGGCGGTCTCGCGCTCGCCCGAGGAATTCCTCGATCTGCTGGTGGCGCAGCGGGTCACCGTCCTCAACCAGACGCCGTCGGCGTTTCGCGCCCTGGCCGACGCCGCCCGCCGCGACGATCCCCGGCTGCGCCGCCTCGCCCTGCGCACGGTGATCTTCGGCGGCGAGCACCTCGACGTCCGCGACCTGCGACCCTGGATCGCCCGGCTCGGCGTGGACCGCCCGGAACTGATCAACATGTACGGGATCACCGAGACCACGGTGCACGTCACCCACCGCCGAATCACCGCGGCGGACACCGGATTCGCCTCGAATTCGGTCGGCCGCCCGCTGCCGGACCTGCGCGGCTACGTCCTCGACGGGTACGGCAATCCCGCCCCGATCGGGGTGCCGGGGGAGATCCACGTCGGCGGGCCCGGACTGACCCGCGGCTACCTCGGCCGCCGCGACCTGACCGCCGAACGCTTCGTCCCCGACCCGTTCGGCCCGCCGGGCGGTCGGCTCTACCGCACCGGCGACCTCGGCCGGGTCCGCCCGGACGGCGAGCTCGAGCACCTCGGGCGGATCGACAGCCAGGTGAAGGTCCGCGGCTATCGCATCGAACTCGGCGAGATCCAGGCCACGCTCGCCGCCCACCCGCGGCTGCGGGACGCGGTCGTGATCGTCCGGGAGGACACCCCCGGCATCAAGGAACTGGTCGCGTATGTCATTCGCGCCGAGGACGATTCGGCGGCGCTGCCCGGCCCCGAGCCCGCCGAGCTGAAGGACTGGGCCGCCCGGTCCCTGCCGGTCTACATGGTCCCGTCGGCCTTCGTCACCGTCGACCGCTTCCCGCTGACCACCAGCGGGAAGCTGGACTGGCGGCTGCTGCCCGCGCCGGGCCGGGCGGCCGACCGCGCGGTCCGCGACTACCGTGCCCCGGGCACGCCCGACGAGGCGACGCTGGCCGAGATCTGGGGAACGACACTGGGTCTGGACCGGGTCGGCGTCGACGACGACTTCTTCGATCTCGGCGGCGACTCGATCAAGGCGGTCGTGCTGGTCGGAGCCGTCCGGGCCACCGGTTTCGACGTCACCGTGCGCGACGTGTTCCGGGTGCGGACGGTGGCGCGGCTGGCCGAACTGGTTGCGGGACAGGCCACCTCCCTGGTGGAGGAGCCCACCGTGGCGCCCTTCGCCCTGGTGACCGCGGCCGACGCGGCCCGCGTCCGCGGGGCGGACATCACCGACGCCTACCCGCTGTCGCAGGTGCAGGCCGGGATGGTCTTCGAGATGCTCAGCAGCGCCGACCACACCTATCACAACGTCACCGCGTTCAAAATCACCGACGATCAACCCTTTTCGCTGCCCGCCCTGCGCGCCGCGGCGGCCGTGGTCGTCGGCAGGCACGAGGTGCTGCGGACCTCCATCGACCTGTTCGACTACACCGAGCCGCTGCAACTGGTGCACCGCACGGCCGAGATGTCGGTCGGCATGGCGGATCTGCGCCATCTCGACGACGAGGCGCAGCGGCGGGCGGTCCGCGCCCACATCGAGCGGGAACGAGCGACCCCGTTCGACCTGGGCACGCCGCCGCTGCTGCGGGTGTTCGCGCAGCTCACCGGCGAGACCGACTGGTGGCTGGCCATCACCGAATGCCACGCCATCCTCGAAGGCTGGAGCTACCACTCGCTGCTGATGGAGCTGATCCGCTGCTACCGCGCGCTGCGGTCGGGCGCCACGCCCGTGGCCGCGCCGATGCCCGCGGTGCGTTACGCCGACTACGTCGCGGCCGAGCGGGCGGCGCTCGCCTCGGCCGAGGACCGCGACTACTGGCGCCGCACCGTCGGCGGGGCCACGAAGTTCGAACTCCCGTCCGGCTGGGGCGATTCCGCCGCACCCCGGGAGATGTATCAGGTCCCCGTCCCCTTCCACGACCTCGAGGACGGGCTGCGGGCGCTGGCCGCCGCGGCCGAGGTGCCGTTGAAGAGCGTGATCCATGCCGCGCATCTCAAGGTCCTGGCCATGCTCCACACCGGCGCGGACACCTTCTTCGCGGGCCTGGTCTGCGACACCCGCCCCGAACGGCTCGGCGCGGACCGGGTCTACGGCATGTACCTCAACACCGTGCCCTTCGCCTTCCGGGCGTCCGCGCCCACCTGGCGGGAACTGGCCCGGCAGGTCTTCGCGCGGGAGGTGGAGCTCTGGCCGCACCGGCGCTTCCCGCTGTCGGCCATGCAGAACGAATTCGCCGGTGGCCGACGGCTGGTGGACGTCTTCTTCAACTACCTCGACTTCCACATGGTCGACCGGGAACTGGTCGACTACGCGATGAGCGTGGACAACAGCCCCAACGAGTTCCCGCTCTCCGCGGCCACCCAGGACGGTCACGTCGTGCTGACCACGAATACGGCCACCGTCGCCCGCCCGCACGGGGACCGGCTCGGCGCGATGTACCGGGCGGTGCTGGAGGCCATGGCCGCCGCGCCCGACGGCGACGCCGTCGCCGCCTATCTCCCGGCCGGAGAACGCGAACGGCTGCTCACCGTGTGGAACGACACCGCCGCGCCGCGCCGGATCGCCTGCGTGCAGGAGCTTTTCGCGGACCGGGCGGCGACGACGCCCGACGCGGTGGCGCTGACGTTCGCCGGAACCCGAACGACCTACGCGGAACTCGATGCCCGCGCCAACCGGTACGCGCGGCTGCTGCGCGAACGCGGCGTCGGCCCCGAACGGGTGGTGGGTGTGCTGGTCGACCGTGGCCCGGAGCTGGTCGCGTGCCTGCTCGGCGTGTGGAAGGCGGGCGGGGCCTACGTTCCGCTCGACCACACCTATCCCGCCGAACGACTGGGCTACATGCTCACCGACGCGGGCGCGACAACCGTTGTCACGCAGAGCAGTTACGCGGACCTGCTGGCCGGGGTCGGCCCGTCCGACCGGGTGCTGGTGGACGATGACCGCGCGCTGATCGACGCGCAGTCCGCCGCGCCGCTGCCGCCCGCCGCCCACGTGGACAACCTCGCCTACGTCATCTACACCTCCGGCTCCACCGGGCGGCCGAAGGGCGTGCTGGTTCCCCATCGCGGGCTGGTCAACTACCTGTGGTGGTGCGTCGAGGGTTACGCCGCGCGCGGTTCCGGTGGCGCGCCGCTGTTCTCGTCGATCGCCTTCGACATGGTGGTTCCCGACCTCTACACCCCGCTGATCATGGGCGAGGCGGTCCACCTGCTGCCGCAGCACTTCGAGGTCGGCGACCTGGGCCGGTTGCTGGTGGAATCGGGCCCCTACCGCTTCGTCAAGATGACGCCCGGCCACCTCGACCTGCTCGCCGCGCAGCTGTCCGCCGACCAGGCGCAGTCGCTGGCCCCGCTGCTCGCGGTCGGCGCCGACGCCTTCCCCCGGCGCACGCTCGAGCGCTGGCGGGCGATCGGCGGATCCACGGTCCTGCTCAACGAATACGGGCCGACGGAGATCTCGGTGGCCAACTGCACCTACGAGATCGAGCGCGTCGAGGACGGGGAGCTCGTCCCGATCGGGCGGCCGATTCCCAACACCACCATGTACGTGCTCGCCGACACCATGGAGCCGGTCCCCATCGGCGCCCTGGGCGAGCTGTACATCGGCGGCGCGGGCGTGGTGCGCGGCTACGCCAACATGCCGGACGTGACCGCCGACCGATTCGTTCCGGACCCGTTCGGAGCCCCGGGTTCTCGGCTCTATCGCACCGGCGACCTGTGCCGGGTCCGCCCGGACGGCAATGTCGACTTCGTCGATCGGGTCGACCATCAGGTCAAGGTCCGCGGCTACCGGATCGAGGCGGGCGAGATCCAGACCGTGCTCACCGACCATCCGGGCGTCCGCGACGCACTGGTGGTGCCGCGCCGATTGGCCGACGGTGACAAGCAACTCGTCGCCTACTGCGTCGCCGACGGCGACGGGCTGCCCGGCCGCGACGAACTGATCGCCCACTGCCGGCGCACCCTGCCCGAGTACATGCTCCCGACGCTGTTCGTCGAGCTGGACCGGATTCCGCTCAACCAGAACGGAAAGGTGGACCGCCACGCGCTGCCCGCGCCGGACCCGGCGAGTCTCGCCGCGCGGCGCGAGCACGTCGCGCCCCGCACCCGCACCGAGGCGCTCATCGCCGCGCTGTGGGGCCGGGTGCTCGGCATCGACGGCGTCGGCGTCCACCACGACTTCTTCGACCTCGGCGGGCACTCGCTGCTCATGCTGCGCGTGGTGGCCAAGGCCGCCGATCTGGGCCTGACCCTGTCCACCGCGGACATCGTGGAGTGCCGGACGGTGGCCGAGCTGGCCGCCCGGGTGGACCGGGCGGGCACCGGCGCCAAATCCCTTGTCCGGCTGAGCGACACCGGGTCGGGCGCCCCGCTGTTCTGCGTGCATCCCGTCGGCGGCAGCATCCACTGGTTCCGGCCGCTCGCCGAACGGATCGGCGCGCGGCGCCCGGTCGCGGCCTTCGCGGCCCGGCCGCTGCGGGCGGAGTCCGGCCCGCCGACGGTGGAGGCGTTGGCCGCCGAGTACCTGGCGGAACTGCGCGACACCCCGCTCGACGGTCCCGTGCACCTGCTCGCCTGGTCCTCGGGGGCGACGGTCGCGTGGGAGATGGCCCGGCAACTGCTCGAGCGGGGCGAGCCCGAACCGGTTCTGACGCTTGTCGATCCGGCCGTCGACCGCCCCGGCGGGACCGGCGCCGCGGACGACCGGTTCTTCGCCGAGGCCGAGGCGCTGTTCGCCGCCCGCGCCGCGAGCGAGGGCGAGTCCCGGGCCCACGCGGAGCGCAAGCTGATCACGCTGCTGAGCCGTGCCGGGGTGGCCGCCCGCCCCGACCTGCTCGACGAACTGGCGGCCACCACGACCACCTGGCGCCTGCTCGACCGCGGCATGTCGGCCTACCGCTATCGGCCGCTGCCCCTGCGCATCCGGCTGCTGGCCACCGACGAATGCGCCACCGGCGACCACTCCGTCACCGGCGGCCACGGCTACGCCGCGTACCTGGACCGCTGGCGATCCCTCGCCCGGCACGGGGTGCGGGCCGAGCGGATCCCCGGTGACCACCAGGGCGTCTTCGACCCGTCCCGGGTCGACGCCCTGCTTGCCCACCTCACCGGAACAGGGAGCTGA
- a CDS encoding M20/M25/M40 family metallo-hydrolase produces MAPPQISSRRLLLDLAELATFGRRPDGGIDRVAGSAADLASRVWLRERIEASGLFGWTDATGNVFGRRADGGGPWLLAGSHTDTVPGGGYLDGAYGVIAALEVLRALHEADHPAANTLEIVSFWDEEGALATSAGGLVGSTALCAGDHIDDITGYLELHIEQGPRMEAAGLELAAVSGIVGVARYSVIVQGVANHGGTTPMLGRADAGQAAVKAAARIIDLVTAVDPDMVANLGYIEFQPGAPNVIPGRAEFVVEFRAGAEQTLVTARDRLEQLVRHCAEAENCSATVERISYKPVACFDPALCDAVEGSLRAVAPAVGRLLSYAGHDASVLSRHVPTAMIFVPSAGGISHAPAEYTPEPLLVQGAQALLRSVLAVHANALAIRQHQ; encoded by the coding sequence ATGGCACCACCGCAGATTTCGAGCCGGAGACTCCTCCTGGACCTGGCCGAGCTCGCCACCTTCGGGCGGCGGCCCGACGGCGGCATCGACCGCGTCGCCGGATCCGCCGCCGACCTCGCCTCCCGGGTCTGGCTCCGGGAGCGGATCGAGGCGTCCGGGCTGTTCGGCTGGACCGACGCCACCGGCAACGTCTTCGGCCGCCGCGCCGACGGCGGCGGCCCCTGGCTGCTCGCCGGATCCCACACCGACACCGTGCCCGGCGGGGGTTACCTGGACGGCGCCTACGGCGTCATCGCGGCCCTCGAGGTGCTGCGCGCGCTGCACGAGGCCGACCACCCGGCGGCGAACACGCTGGAGATCGTGAGCTTCTGGGACGAGGAAGGAGCGCTGGCCACCTCCGCGGGCGGCCTGGTGGGCTCCACCGCCCTCTGCGCGGGCGACCACATCGACGACATCACCGGCTATCTGGAACTGCACATCGAGCAGGGTCCCCGGATGGAGGCCGCGGGGCTCGAACTCGCGGCGGTGAGCGGAATCGTCGGCGTGGCACGCTATTCCGTGATCGTGCAGGGTGTCGCCAACCACGGCGGGACCACCCCCATGCTGGGTCGGGCCGACGCGGGACAGGCGGCCGTCAAGGCGGCGGCCCGGATCATCGACCTGGTCACCGCCGTCGATCCGGATATGGTCGCCAACCTCGGCTACATCGAATTCCAGCCCGGCGCACCGAATGTGATCCCGGGCCGGGCCGAGTTCGTCGTGGAATTCCGGGCCGGCGCCGAGCAGACCCTGGTGACCGCCCGCGACCGGTTGGAACAGCTGGTGCGGCACTGCGCCGAGGCCGAGAATTGTTCGGCCACCGTGGAACGCATCTCCTACAAGCCGGTGGCCTGCTTCGATCCCGCGCTGTGCGACGCCGTCGAGGGCTCCCTGCGGGCGGTCGCGCCCGCCGTCGGCCGGCTGCTCAGCTACGCGGGCCACGACGCCAGCGTGCTCAGCAGGCACGTGCCCACCGCGATGATCTTCGTGCCGAGCGCCGGGGGCATCAGCCACGCCCCGGCCGAGTACACCCCCGAACCGCTGCTGGTGCAGGGCGCGCAGGCGCTGCTGCGCAGCGTTCTCGCCGTGCACGCGAACGCGCTGGCGATCCGGCAGCACCAATAG
- a CDS encoding DUF4097 family beta strand repeat-containing protein: MKQSSAILATAACCAVVPFAAACTDLGPALNHTADDTSVSGSPAVIEIHNGAGAVRVTPGNAVHVHREIAYHSQVPQSPPTHADGALVLSAECDSCRIDYEITAPAATKIDVEGGAGAVDIEGVAQVTYHGGSGAVTIKQIAGPVDAQSGSGGVTISDASSTVSAVTKSGGIGIDLTAPPTRLSARSGSGHVSVTVPAHPYRVEAHTDSGSIHGKIPNTPGAADALTVGSGSGDIDLATS, encoded by the coding sequence ATGAAGCAATCGTCGGCCATTCTCGCAACGGCGGCCTGCTGCGCGGTCGTGCCGTTCGCGGCGGCGTGCACCGATCTGGGCCCGGCGCTCAACCACACCGCCGACGACACCTCGGTGTCGGGCAGCCCGGCCGTGATCGAGATCCACAACGGCGCCGGAGCGGTCCGGGTCACGCCGGGCAACGCCGTGCACGTGCACCGGGAGATCGCCTACCACTCCCAGGTACCGCAATCCCCGCCCACCCACGCCGACGGAGCCCTCGTGCTCAGCGCCGAATGCGACAGCTGCCGTATCGATTACGAGATCACCGCGCCCGCCGCCACGAAGATCGATGTCGAGGGCGGCGCCGGTGCGGTGGACATCGAGGGCGTCGCCCAGGTGACCTACCACGGCGGTTCCGGTGCGGTGACGATCAAGCAGATCGCGGGCCCGGTCGACGCGCAGAGCGGTTCCGGCGGCGTGACCATCAGCGACGCCTCGTCCACGGTCTCCGCGGTCACCAAGTCGGGCGGTATCGGCATCGACCTGACGGCCCCGCCGACCAGGCTGAGCGCGCGCAGCGGCTCCGGCCACGTCTCGGTCACCGTCCCCGCGCACCCCTACCGGGTCGAGGCGCACACCGACAGCGGGTCGATCCACGGCAAGATCCCCAACACCCCCGGCGCCGCGGACGCGCTGACGGTCGGCTCGGGCTCCGGCGACATCGATCTCGCAACGTCCTGA
- a CDS encoding ABC transporter ATP-binding protein, whose product MRSVPKSVGVPDAVGRGIGAAVRLNRLERVYGTGDGVVAALRGVTLDLPRQALTVVMGPSGSGKSTLLHCAAGLDKPSAGTVHLGDRDLTGMSEAELTVLRREQIGFVFQSFNLIPSLTAAQNVALPLRLAGTKVERGRVEQALDLVGLGDRAGRLPAELSGGQQQRVALARALITRPQVIFGDEPTGALDTANARRVLELLRRSVDEWTQTVIMVTHDPVAASFADSVVFLADGLVADIITRPTAELVAKRMTELERVR is encoded by the coding sequence ATGCGATCGGTTCCGAAGTCCGTCGGCGTTCCCGACGCCGTCGGCCGCGGCATCGGCGCCGCAGTTCGGTTGAACCGGCTCGAGCGGGTGTACGGCACGGGAGACGGGGTGGTTGCCGCGCTGCGCGGCGTCACGCTCGATCTGCCGAGGCAGGCGCTGACGGTGGTCATGGGTCCGTCGGGCTCGGGGAAGAGCACGCTGCTGCACTGCGCGGCCGGACTGGACAAGCCGTCGGCCGGAACCGTCCACCTCGGCGACCGCGACCTGACCGGGATGTCGGAGGCCGAGCTGACCGTCCTGCGCCGGGAGCAGATCGGATTCGTCTTCCAGTCCTTCAATCTCATTCCGTCGCTCACCGCGGCGCAGAATGTGGCGCTGCCGCTGCGCCTGGCCGGGACCAAGGTGGAACGCGGCCGCGTGGAGCAGGCGCTGGACCTGGTGGGCCTCGGCGATCGGGCGGGCCGCCTGCCCGCCGAGCTGTCGGGCGGTCAGCAGCAGCGGGTGGCGCTCGCCCGCGCGCTCATCACCCGGCCGCAGGTGATCTTCGGCGACGAGCCGACCGGCGCGCTGGACACCGCCAACGCCCGCCGCGTGCTGGAGCTGCTGCGCCGATCGGTGGACGAGTGGACCCAGACGGTCATCATGGTCACCCACGATCCGGTGGCCGCGTCCTTCGCCGACTCCGTGGTCTTCCTCGCCGACGGACTGGTGGCCGACATCATCACCAGGCCGACCGCCGAGCTCGTCGCGAAGCGGATGACCGAGCTGGAGCGGGTGCGTTGA